ACTCTGGGTTGCTCTCCGAAACTTCGCAACCTTACCACCAATCAAATCCGCGAAACACCGGTTGTTAACGGTCATGTTAACCAACTTTCTGCCAAGATTCGTGCATTTGTTGAAGAATCCGTTGCTATGTGTAAACCGGAACGTATCCATATCGTTGATGGAACCGAACAGGAAAGCAAAACCTTGCTGAACATTCTGCAAGCTCTGGGTACTATTCAGCCATTGCCGAAGTACGAAAACTGCTGGCTAGCGCGTACCAATCCAGCTGATGTGGCCCGCGTAGAATCAAAGACCTTCATCTGTACCGAGCAAAAGGAGCGCGCTATCCCAACGCCTAAGGATGGCATCAAGGGATCTCTGGGTAATTGGATTTCTCCAGAAGACTACGAAACTGCTATTCGTTCCCGGTTCCCAGGATGCATGAAAGGACGTACCATGTTTGTGGTACCATTTTCAATGGGTCCCATTTCGTCACCGTTGTCCAAGTTTGGTATCGAAATCACCGATTCTGCTTACGTGGTTTGCTCAATGCGCATCATGACCCGTATGGGTATCGAAGTTCTGGAAAAGCTTTCGGACAATTCGGTAAATGGGGAAAATTACAATAATATAACCCTTTAACTAAACATTACTATTTTACAGGACTTCATCAAGTGTCTACACTCGGTGGGAACTCCTGCTAGTGGCAAAGTGACCGTTCCTTCCTGGCCTTGCGATCCTGAACGTACAATCATTCTACATAAACCAGCTAACAATGAAATCGTTTCGTATGGCTCCGGATATGGTGGCAACTCTCTTCTCGGTAAGAAATGCTTCGCTCTACGTATTGGAAGCACCATTGCCCAACGTGAAGGATGGCTTGCGGAGCACATGTTGATCCTTGGCATCACCGATCCGAATGGTGTTAAGAAATACATAGCAGCGGCTTTCCCATCTGCGTGTGGCAAAACCAACCTCGCCATGATGACCCCTACTCTTCCCGGATACAAAATGGAGTGCGTCGGTGATGACATTGCGTGGATGAAATTCGATTCAAAAGGTCAACTTCGGGCGATCAACCCAGAAAATGGCTTCTTCGGAGTCGCTCCAGGAACCTCACTGGAAACCAACCCCAACGCAATGCATACCGTTTACAAGAACACCATTTTCACCAACGTAGCTTATACGTCGGATGGTGGAGTCTTCTGGGAGGGTATGGAAGATGAGATCTCTTCCGATGTAGAGATTACCGATTGGCTAGGTCAGCCATGGAAAATGGGAGTTTCTAAAACTCCAGCTGCTCATCCTAACTCGCGATTCTGTGCCCCGGCTAGCCAATGCCCGATTATTGACCCCGCCTGGGAAGATAACGAAGGTGTTCCAATTTCCGCTATTCTTTTTGGAGGTCGTCGTCCAGAAGGTGTTCCGCTGGTCTATGAAGCTAACTCGTGGGCCCACGGTGTCTTCATCGGATCAGCTATGCGCAGCGAAACCACTGCTGCTGCGGAACACAAGGGAAAAATGATCATGAACGATCCCTTCGCCATGCGTCCGTTCTTCGGGTACAACTTTGGATATTATCTGAAGCACTGGCTCAGTATGGAAGAGCGCGCCGTTATGGCCGGAGGACACATGCCGAAGATCTTCCACGTCAACTGGTTCCGCAAAAGCTCCACCGGTAAATTCCTCTGGCCCGGCTTCGGTGAAAACTGCCGCGTCCTGGAATGGGTTCTGCAACGTATCGATGAACACGATTGTTACCAGGATACTGCCATAGGTCGTGTTCCATCGCGTGGTGCTTTGAACTTTGAAGGACTGAATATGTCTGTCAGCGAGCAGGAGTTATTCTCTATTCCCAAAGATTTCTGGTTGAAGGAAGTAGAAGAAATCAAGCAATACTATGACAACCAACTGCCGCACGATTTACCCCAGGAAATCGCGCAGGAGTTGGATGACTTGAAGAAACGTGTGGAATTGATGTGAATTTGTTCTAATGCTttgattagttttaatttaagatTCATTTGTAAAGTGCTTAGTGAATAAAGGTTTAAAATGTactatcttcttttttattatacCTTTTAAGTACGAGACTAACGTAGACCAGTTCACTTTTTGGCTTTCTTtgcagatcaaagccggactcatatgggttgttcctcatacgttttcaagtatttctgtaaaaattttgaGATCTTTTGAACTTATCTTTATTCTGCGCAATGagatattgtgaaaaaagttcattttgctTGATAATAGAGTGTTCTAGCCCTAGCAAACCTCTGTTAAAGAAAGGTTATAAAAGAGCTATCTttataagaaaagattttgtgTTATTGGGGTAGGCCaaaggtcggcaacctgcggctcgcgagccgcatgcggctgtTTAGTTAATTGCGCAAATTTTATATATGTATTTATAAAATCGTGCTAAAATAATGATTGAGTCTTGTGACCTGGCACACGGGTTTTCATAGGTCCAgaagagaattttgaaaattgcatcCAATCCATAAAGACCAAAagataaaatatcattttttaggCCTTATTTTACAGTCTTTTGCTTTTTACTGGTTTTGAAGCATCAGTCTAAAGACCGAGAATTAGTTAACCATTAACCGTAAATGCAAAGAAAAACTGTTAGGTAAATCAAAGTTTATCACTtacaaaaaagtagttcttagaCAGCCTCTGTTTTCTTATAAAACGATGCAAccctcatcaaattttatatcttaagcacacgcaataacttttttaccctctatgaaaatttatcagcagatagggtgagtgctcctactttggacctagagcctactttagtccaaaaatgccgaaaattgtaaataattcaatttactTGCATAGGATATAGATGCTGCTTGGTGCACAATGAACTCTTGttcttcctgaatccttccgtaccgctttttgccataaaaagtctttcttattaaaatttcaacgtttttaaaaatgtgcctcctattcagtggtaaattagacagctcaattagtggggcgCGTTTTGAGAAATGAGAGAGAATAAGGAAAATCACGTTTTTTAGTATCCAAGCCAAAGCTTAGAGGGTTATTACTTCGTAGAATATGAACCAGACTACctgttttttccaaaaataaatgaaaatcaatggaaaaagccggaaaaatttgtaaagggtccaaatataggagtttttgactttgaagttccatttttagaccttacatttcaaaaactttgtttgaatatcaaacaaatcaacaaaggggctaatttttaattgaagtataattcagaaccaattttgaacatttctaacattttttagctttacgcaaataaactacaagttagtaaacataaaaaaacagctATTGTTCTGCTTATTGTTCTGttctgatagagctgacggggagaaaagtgtttaaaatattccTAACAGAAATATAAGTTTGTTTAGTCGTTgaaaagctgtaatacttttttatgataatatttgaataaagattacacttttaataaatttgttttttattttcgaaaaatgatgctttttaaaagaatattagTTTTAGGTCCAATTAAAGGTACTAgtacagtaccaaaataggaacagtaggttcaaagatggaaatttggatcattaatatctttgcaaatctttcaataatggcgaaacttatgttgaaaattcCCATTGAAACTTGTAGATAAGATCATGAACTATAAATGAATTTCTTGAAAGATATAACATCCcgtttttttatgagaaaaacatgattatttaaaaaccaccgcttaaagggtccaaagtagagCAGCTAACCCTATTTCCAAAATCTTATTAGAATCAATAAACCATTTAAATTCAAccatgtaatgaaaaaaaaatttcaaatgtgaaagtaaaatatcacaattttgcTTTTTAAGTCTGATTCttgcaaattcaaattcaaaatttaagttcgaaattcgaatataaaaaaaaaatctgcgatttaaataaaaaaaaaactaatcgatACACcgataaaatatgaaattcccTGCAGAGTTTTT
This sequence is a window from Uranotaenia lowii strain MFRU-FL chromosome 3, ASM2978415v1, whole genome shotgun sequence. Protein-coding genes within it:
- the LOC129758766 gene encoding phosphoenolpyruvate carboxykinase [GTP]-like; translation: MPQVFEQFTQLPTTLGCSPKLRNLTTNQIRETPVVNGHVNQLSAKIRAFVEESVAMCKPERIHIVDGTEQESKTLLNILQALGTIQPLPKYENCWLARTNPADVARVESKTFICTEQKERAIPTPKDGIKGSLGNWISPEDYETAIRSRFPGCMKGRTMFVVPFSMGPISSPLSKFGIEITDSAYVVCSMRIMTRMGIEVLEKLSDNSDFIKCLHSVGTPASGKVTVPSWPCDPERTIILHKPANNEIVSYGSGYGGNSLLGKKCFALRIGSTIAQREGWLAEHMLILGITDPNGVKKYIAAAFPSACGKTNLAMMTPTLPGYKMECVGDDIAWMKFDSKGQLRAINPENGFFGVAPGTSLETNPNAMHTVYKNTIFTNVAYTSDGGVFWEGMEDEISSDVEITDWLGQPWKMGVSKTPAAHPNSRFCAPASQCPIIDPAWEDNEGVPISAILFGGRRPEGVPLVYEANSWAHGVFIGSAMRSETTAAAEHKGKMIMNDPFAMRPFFGYNFGYYLKHWLSMEERAVMAGGHMPKIFHVNWFRKSSTGKFLWPGFGENCRVLEWVLQRIDEHDCYQDTAIGRVPSRGALNFEGLNMSVSEQELFSIPKDFWLKEVEEIKQYYDNQLPHDLPQEIAQELDDLKKRVELM